One window of Nocardia sp. NBC_00508 genomic DNA carries:
- a CDS encoding cytochrome P450 has translation MSAGGCPVAHGSPIDTDGPRIPLYSEQFAADPHGIYREMRRRHGSLVPIELSPGVPATLVIGYQDAVRILNDPEHFPADPRTWQQNIPEDSPVKPMMEWYPNALRNSGAAHARYRGTYTASIDAVDLHEVHSTVERIAIPLINTFCRAGSADLVTQYAFPLVFEVLNRMVGCSTELGQRVATGMAMLFDTVEAAKGMQMLSEALMELIHMRRAAPGDDVTSRLAHHPANLNDEEMLSQLISLYGAGIEPQQNLITNTLLLMLTDDRFGGDMLGGSLSTRDALDEVLFNDPPMANFCITYPRQPILVDNTWLPAHQPVLVSLAACNNDPAIRGGDRTGNRSHLAWGVGPHACPAKSVASVVVQEAIDQLLDALPEMRLAVPADHVVWRPGPFHRALAALPVVFSPSPPLNVV, from the coding sequence ATGTCGGCAGGTGGCTGCCCGGTCGCACACGGATCGCCGATCGACACCGATGGGCCCCGCATTCCGCTGTACTCGGAGCAATTCGCCGCCGATCCCCATGGGATCTACCGGGAGATGCGCAGACGGCACGGGTCGCTGGTTCCGATCGAACTGTCGCCCGGTGTGCCGGCCACATTGGTGATCGGGTACCAGGACGCGGTGCGGATCCTCAACGATCCCGAGCACTTTCCCGCCGACCCGCGCACCTGGCAGCAGAACATTCCCGAGGACTCGCCCGTCAAGCCCATGATGGAGTGGTACCCGAACGCGCTGCGCAACAGCGGGGCGGCCCATGCCCGCTATCGGGGTACGTACACCGCGAGCATCGACGCCGTCGACCTCCACGAGGTCCACTCGACGGTCGAGCGCATCGCCATCCCGCTGATCAACACCTTCTGCCGGGCCGGATCCGCCGACCTGGTCACGCAATACGCGTTCCCGCTCGTCTTCGAAGTGCTCAACCGGATGGTCGGCTGTTCGACGGAATTGGGGCAGCGCGTCGCGACCGGTATGGCGATGCTCTTCGACACGGTCGAAGCCGCCAAGGGTATGCAGATGCTCTCCGAGGCGCTGATGGAGCTGATCCATATGCGCCGGGCGGCGCCCGGCGACGATGTCACCTCTCGGCTGGCCCATCACCCGGCCAACCTCAACGACGAGGAAATGCTGTCCCAGCTGATCAGCCTCTACGGCGCCGGTATCGAACCGCAGCAGAATCTGATCACCAACACGCTGCTGCTGATGCTCACCGACGACCGCTTCGGCGGCGACATGCTCGGCGGCAGTCTGTCGACCCGCGACGCGCTCGACGAGGTGCTGTTCAACGACCCGCCGATGGCGAACTTCTGCATCACCTACCCGCGCCAGCCCATTCTCGTCGACAACACCTGGCTGCCCGCCCATCAGCCGGTGCTGGTCAGCCTCGCCGCCTGTAACAACGATCCGGCGATCCGCGGCGGCGACCGCACCGGCAACCGTTCGCATCTGGCGTGGGGGGTGGGACCGCATGCCTGCCCCGCGAAGTCCGTGGCGTCCGTGGTCGTGCAGGAAGCCATCGATCAGCTTCTCGATGCTCTCCCCGAAATGCGATTGGCCGTGCCCGCCGACCATGTGGTCTGGCGACCCGGGCCGTTCCATCGGGCGTTGGCGGCCTTGCCGGTCGTCTTCTCCCCGTCCCCTCCGTTGAACGTGGTGTAA
- a CDS encoding ATP-binding protein, with protein sequence MNQDIAVVLSWILAVAVVIAVAGALYAVQYAKTQRARVEALTREQRATEDTLERFAATTLPAVADSVRRFESQMPPVEVQAGMENSRLAQCLRWISERYADDLSLMRSETRELTNSEAQQAIKSAEDAARNEVGAASRQATSAAVRSFGTSVVSLGADVSQVVSAALREHRDDQVYETLTRIDHTMQQMIRQAQSYVIVCGGLPGRRWPAQTLTDVVGGAIGRVREYLRVRPNQLDRVVISRAVEPLVHTLATLLDNALRYSPPTSYVDVNFQEGHHGVTVIIDDAGVRMNAEQMEEARQVLAHERPVDIHQLGPSPKVGFPGIAALARRYGFTVYIDGPNVYGGMRAMVYIPESLLVAPQNVQEVAPVTEAQPEPVTAPAPAAPSEQLDEDEQSLAVHEITSGGLPKRRRRTVALAPVGPRTEPGLARPEIAAAWQTGSKSGRAAATDDTEGMTS encoded by the coding sequence ATGAATCAAGATATCGCCGTGGTGCTTTCATGGATCCTCGCCGTCGCTGTGGTGATCGCCGTAGCGGGGGCGTTGTACGCAGTGCAGTACGCAAAAACTCAACGGGCCAGGGTCGAGGCCCTGACCAGGGAACAGCGCGCGACGGAGGACACGCTCGAGCGGTTCGCCGCCACGACGCTACCCGCGGTGGCCGACTCGGTCCGCCGGTTCGAGTCGCAGATGCCGCCGGTCGAAGTGCAGGCGGGTATGGAGAATTCGCGGCTGGCACAATGCCTGCGCTGGATCTCCGAGCGGTATGCCGACGATCTGAGCCTGATGCGCTCGGAGACCAGGGAACTGACCAACTCCGAGGCGCAGCAGGCGATCAAATCCGCCGAGGATGCCGCGCGCAACGAGGTCGGCGCCGCGTCGCGCCAGGCGACCAGCGCCGCGGTCCGCTCGTTCGGCACCTCCGTGGTCAGCCTCGGCGCCGACGTCAGCCAGGTGGTGAGCGCCGCGCTGCGCGAGCACCGCGATGACCAGGTGTACGAAACCCTCACCCGCATCGACCACACCATGCAGCAGATGATCCGTCAGGCGCAGTCCTACGTGATCGTCTGCGGTGGTCTGCCCGGCCGCCGCTGGCCCGCGCAGACGCTGACCGACGTGGTCGGCGGAGCCATCGGTCGTGTCCGCGAATACCTGCGGGTGCGGCCCAACCAGCTCGATCGCGTCGTGATCAGCCGTGCGGTGGAGCCGCTCGTGCACACGCTGGCGACCTTGCTCGACAACGCGCTGCGGTATTCGCCGCCGACCTCCTATGTGGACGTCAACTTCCAGGAGGGCCACCACGGCGTCACCGTGATCATCGATGACGCGGGCGTGCGGATGAACGCCGAGCAGATGGAGGAGGCCCGCCAGGTACTCGCGCACGAGCGTCCGGTCGACATCCACCAGCTCGGCCCGTCGCCGAAGGTCGGCTTCCCGGGTATCGCCGCGCTGGCCCGCCGCTACGGCTTCACCGTCTACATCGACGGCCCGAACGTCTACGGCGGCATGCGCGCGATGGTCTACATCCCGGAGTCGCTGCTGGTCGCCCCGCAGAACGTCCAGGAGGTCGCGCCCGTGACCGAGGCACAACCCGAGCCGGTCACGGCTCCCGCTCCGGCCGCGCCGAGCGAGCAACTCGACGAGGACGAGCAGTCGTTGGCGGTGCACGAGATCACCAGCGGCGGCTTACCCAAGCGACGCCGCAGGACGGTCGCGTTGGCCCCGGTCGGGCCGCGTACCGAACCCGGTCTCGCTCGGCCCGAGATCGCCGCAGCTTGGCAGACGGGCTCCAAAAGCGGCCGCGCCGCCGCAACCGATGACACGGAAGGGATGACATCCTGA
- a CDS encoding type II toxin-antitoxin system Rv0910 family toxin, with protein MAKLTVSVDVPISPAEAWAHTSNLAELDKWLTMHEAWRGDVPAELTVGTQLVGIASVKGLRNRVTWTVRAAEPPRRLRLTGAGKGGTKLGLQLLVSPKGSGSEVTIDIELGGPPLFGPIGSGVARALKGDIQRSLDRFIDLYA; from the coding sequence ATGGCAAAGCTGACGGTCTCGGTCGACGTCCCGATCTCCCCCGCGGAGGCCTGGGCGCACACCTCCAACCTCGCCGAACTCGACAAGTGGCTGACCATGCACGAAGCGTGGCGCGGCGACGTCCCCGCCGAACTGACCGTCGGCACCCAACTGGTCGGCATCGCCTCCGTGAAGGGACTGCGCAACCGAGTGACCTGGACCGTGCGAGCCGCCGAACCGCCACGCCGCCTGCGACTGACCGGCGCGGGCAAGGGCGGCACCAAACTGGGCCTGCAACTGCTCGTCAGCCCGAAGGGCTCGGGTTCGGAAGTCACCATCGACATCGAACTCGGTGGCCCACCACTGTTCGGCCCGATCGGCTCGGGCGTCGCCCGCGCCCTCAAAGGGGATATCCAACGATCCCTCGATCGTTTCATCGACCTTTACGCGTGA
- a CDS encoding cytochrome P450 family protein: MSQEAIVLDITGSDIPGESARLRERGPVALVELPGGVPAWSVTDAVVLKSLLADPRVSKDPRQHWAAFMNGEITQEWPLHPWVAVDNMFTAYGSDHRRLRKLVAPAFTHRRTMALRPRIEAITASLLDQLAATSPGEAVDLREGYAYPVPIQVITELMGVPEHLGPAVRTCVDGFFDTSFGPEEAQANYLEMYRLISELVAYRRETPGEDITSLLIATRDEDDGSQLTEKELVDTLMLVINAGHETTVNLLDQAIFALLTRADQRADVVEGRVAWSDVVEEALRFEAPVAHLPLRYAVDDIEIAGIRIPKGEAILASYAAANRDPKVHGPTADEFDVRRSGKDHLAFGYGVHHCLGAPLARLEAEIALPAIFRRFPDMRLAADPSELGTVLSFVSNGHSELPVFLAAEQ, encoded by the coding sequence ATGTCGCAAGAAGCGATAGTCCTGGACATTACCGGTTCCGATATCCCAGGCGAGTCCGCGCGGCTGCGCGAGCGTGGGCCGGTGGCCCTGGTGGAATTGCCCGGCGGGGTGCCCGCGTGGTCGGTCACCGACGCCGTCGTGTTGAAGAGTCTGCTGGCCGACCCGCGCGTGTCGAAGGATCCGCGGCAGCACTGGGCGGCCTTCATGAACGGCGAGATCACCCAAGAGTGGCCGCTGCACCCCTGGGTGGCGGTGGACAACATGTTCACCGCCTACGGTTCCGATCATCGGCGGCTGCGGAAGCTGGTGGCGCCCGCGTTCACGCATCGGCGCACCATGGCGCTGCGTCCGCGCATCGAGGCGATCACCGCAAGCCTGCTCGATCAGCTGGCGGCGACCTCGCCCGGGGAGGCGGTCGACCTGCGCGAGGGCTACGCCTACCCGGTGCCGATCCAGGTCATCACGGAGCTGATGGGTGTGCCGGAGCACCTCGGCCCAGCCGTGCGCACCTGTGTCGACGGGTTCTTCGACACCTCGTTCGGGCCGGAGGAGGCCCAGGCCAACTATCTCGAAATGTACCGGCTCATCAGCGAACTCGTGGCCTACCGGCGGGAGACCCCGGGCGAGGACATCACGAGCCTGCTGATCGCCACGCGCGACGAGGACGACGGCTCGCAGCTGACCGAGAAGGAACTCGTCGACACCCTGATGCTGGTCATCAACGCCGGGCACGAGACCACGGTGAACCTGCTCGACCAGGCCATCTTCGCGCTGCTGACCCGCGCGGACCAGCGCGCCGACGTGGTCGAGGGTCGCGTCGCGTGGTCCGACGTGGTGGAGGAGGCGCTGCGTTTCGAGGCGCCGGTCGCGCACCTGCCGCTGCGGTACGCCGTCGACGACATCGAGATCGCCGGTATCCGCATTCCCAAGGGCGAGGCGATCCTCGCCTCCTACGCGGCGGCCAACCGCGATCCGAAGGTGCACGGCCCCACGGCCGACGAGTTCGACGTGCGGCGGTCCGGCAAGGATCACTTGGCTTTCGGTTACGGGGTGCATCACTGCCTGGGTGCGCCGCTGGCTCGGCTGGAAGCCGAGATCGCGCTGCCCGCCATCTTCCGGCGCTTCCCGGACATGCGCTTGGCGGCCGACCCGTCCGAGCTCGGTACCGTACTCAGTTTCGTCTCCAACGGGCACTCCGAGCTGCCGGTCTTCCTGGCGGCGGAACAGTAG
- a CDS encoding roadblock/LC7 domain-containing protein, producing the protein MATPVTDSSNKLGWLLEDLNVSGVRFAVLLSDDGLRIAHSTGITRDEAERFSAAASGLRSLGKALGEFCGDATNGVRQNMTEYDQGMLLITAAGEGALLGVATTTDIDVALIAHRMNELAGRVGHELGSQPRRRVDGSEMP; encoded by the coding sequence ATGGCCACACCCGTGACCGACAGCAGCAACAAACTGGGCTGGCTACTCGAAGATCTCAACGTCTCCGGGGTGCGGTTCGCGGTGTTGCTGTCCGACGACGGCCTGCGGATCGCGCACTCCACGGGGATCACCCGCGACGAAGCGGAACGTTTCTCCGCCGCCGCCTCCGGCCTGCGCTCGCTCGGCAAGGCGCTCGGCGAGTTCTGCGGCGACGCCACCAACGGCGTGCGGCAGAACATGACCGAATACGACCAGGGGATGCTCCTCATCACCGCCGCGGGGGAGGGCGCGCTACTCGGCGTCGCGACCACCACCGACATCGATGTGGCCCTCATCGCGCACCGGATGAACGAGCTGGCCGGCCGAGTCGGACACGAGCTGGGCAGCCAGCCGCGCAGGCGCGTAGACGGCAGCGAAATGCCATGA
- a CDS encoding DUF742 domain-containing protein: protein MSKPRRDPDLVRAYVRTGGRTRPTRELDLVTLVLTAKDPLPGASPDARRVMALCSRRGALSIAEIAAYLDLPPSVVKIVASDLMDGGQLVTPTPAESLPEIALLEEVLNGLRALAV, encoded by the coding sequence ATGAGCAAGCCACGGCGCGATCCGGACCTGGTCCGGGCTTACGTGCGCACCGGAGGGCGTACCCGTCCCACTCGCGAGCTGGACCTGGTCACTTTGGTCCTGACCGCCAAAGATCCACTACCCGGCGCGTCGCCCGATGCGCGCCGGGTCATGGCCTTGTGCAGCCGTCGCGGCGCGCTGTCGATCGCCGAGATCGCCGCGTACCTCGACCTGCCGCCGTCTGTCGTCAAGATCGTCGCGTCCGACCTCATGGACGGCGGACAGCTGGTCACCCCCACCCCGGCCGAGTCCCTGCCGGAGATCGCTCTGCTGGAGGAGGTACTCAATGGGCTCCGTGCTCTCGCCGTCTGA
- a CDS encoding cytochrome P450 produces MTTPQFSPHPSASANGCPVQHGSPIDTDGPRVALYSDEFAADPHRAYREMRSRYGPLVPVELAPGVPATLVVGYHTALRILNDPDHFPADSRTWQATVPSDCPVLPMLEWRPAAIRTTGPAHTRYRQATVAGVEQIDMFALHATVEQIAVPLINTFCGDGSADLIAQYAFPLAFAVINAMLGCPQDIGQRAAMGMAAMFEGIEAEQGNAMFASAMADLVALKRTQPGDDIVTGLLRHPAALDDEEMIHQVLCVYGAGIEPTQNLIINTLRLMLTDQRLAGGILGGSLSTRDALDEVLFTDPPLSNYCITFPRQPILIDGVWLPAHQPVVVSMAACNNDPEISTGVHTDNRAHLAWSVGPHACPARSVAYMIAQDAIDQLLDALPEIRLAVPAEHLVWRPGPFHRALSALPVAFPPSPPLNVFSDPRGQSAP; encoded by the coding sequence TTGACCACGCCACAGTTCTCGCCGCACCCCTCGGCATCCGCGAACGGTTGCCCTGTCCAGCACGGTTCGCCGATCGACACCGACGGACCCCGTGTCGCCCTGTACTCGGACGAGTTCGCCGCGGACCCGCACCGCGCCTACCGGGAGATGCGCAGCCGCTACGGGCCGCTGGTTCCGGTGGAACTGGCGCCGGGCGTGCCGGCGACACTGGTGGTCGGCTATCACACGGCGCTGCGCATCCTGAACGATCCCGACCACTTTCCGGCCGATTCGCGCACCTGGCAGGCGACTGTCCCCAGTGACTGCCCGGTCCTGCCGATGCTGGAGTGGCGTCCGGCCGCGATCCGCACCACCGGCCCGGCGCACACCCGCTACCGGCAGGCCACCGTCGCGGGCGTCGAACAGATCGACATGTTCGCTCTGCACGCCACGGTCGAGCAGATCGCCGTTCCGCTGATCAACACTTTCTGCGGGGATGGTTCCGCCGACCTGATCGCTCAGTACGCGTTCCCGCTGGCCTTCGCGGTGATCAATGCCATGCTCGGCTGCCCGCAGGACATCGGGCAGCGGGCGGCGATGGGCATGGCCGCGATGTTCGAAGGTATCGAGGCCGAGCAGGGCAACGCGATGTTCGCTTCGGCCATGGCGGACCTGGTGGCGCTCAAGCGAACCCAGCCCGGCGACGACATCGTCACCGGGCTGCTGCGGCACCCGGCCGCGCTCGACGACGAAGAGATGATCCACCAGGTGCTGTGCGTGTACGGCGCCGGGATCGAACCGACGCAGAACCTGATCATCAACACCCTGCGGCTGATGCTCACCGACCAGCGATTGGCGGGCGGCATTCTGGGCGGCAGCCTCTCGACCCGCGACGCGTTGGACGAGGTGTTGTTCACCGATCCGCCGCTCTCGAACTACTGCATCACGTTCCCGCGGCAGCCGATTCTGATCGACGGTGTCTGGCTGCCTGCACACCAGCCCGTGGTCGTCAGCATGGCCGCCTGCAACAACGACCCCGAGATCAGCACGGGTGTCCACACCGACAACCGAGCGCACCTCGCCTGGAGTGTCGGTCCGCACGCGTGCCCGGCCCGGTCGGTGGCCTACATGATCGCCCAGGACGCCATCGACCAGTTGCTCGATGCCCTGCCCGAAATACGGCTGGCGGTCCCCGCCGAGCATCTGGTCTGGCGGCCGGGTCCGTTCCACCGGGCTCTGTCCGCGCTACCGGTCGCCTTCCCACCCTCTCCTCCACTGAACGTCTTTTCGGACCCTCGAGGACAGTCGGCACCGTAG
- a CDS encoding GTP-binding protein, protein MGSVLSPSDRAVDYVPETVTRSVKLLVAGNFGVGKTTFVSSVSEIKPLRTEETITEASVGVDDMAGLPGKSQTTVAMDFGRITLSPKLALYLFGTPGQQRFVPLWEELARGALGALVLVDTRRIEKSDEVLSVLEERGVPYSVAVNQFEGAQHYPLEEVRDALDLEPGTPLTSLDARDRGTCLRSLITLVEFLFHRLESRL, encoded by the coding sequence ATGGGCTCCGTGCTCTCGCCGTCTGATCGCGCCGTCGACTATGTGCCCGAGACCGTGACGCGCTCGGTGAAACTGTTGGTCGCAGGCAACTTCGGTGTCGGCAAGACCACGTTCGTGAGCAGCGTCTCGGAGATCAAGCCGCTGCGCACGGAGGAGACCATCACCGAAGCCAGTGTCGGCGTCGACGACATGGCCGGGCTGCCCGGCAAGTCGCAGACCACCGTGGCGATGGACTTCGGACGTATCACGCTCAGCCCCAAACTCGCGCTCTACCTGTTCGGCACCCCGGGCCAGCAGCGTTTCGTCCCCTTGTGGGAGGAGCTGGCCCGAGGTGCCCTCGGCGCGCTCGTGCTGGTCGACACCCGCCGCATCGAGAAGTCCGACGAGGTTCTCTCGGTGCTCGAAGAACGCGGCGTCCCGTACTCGGTGGCGGTCAACCAGTTCGAAGGCGCACAGCACTACCCGCTCGAGGAGGTGCGCGATGCCCTCGACCTGGAACCCGGCACGCCGCTGACGTCACTGGACGCGCGTGATCGAGGCACGTGCCTGCGTTCGCTGATCACGCTTGTCGAATTCTTGTTCCACCGTTTGGAGTCTCGTCTTTGA